A region of Nostoc sp. 'Peltigera membranacea cyanobiont' N6 DNA encodes the following proteins:
- the psaK gene encoding photosystem I reaction center subunit PsaK → MISSTLLAVAANVPATPAWNPTVGIIISISSLVVLLLSTKIEKPLVGPKFPILPVSVPTFVAAMAFGHIIGIGIVLGLTNIGRL, encoded by the coding sequence TTGATTTCATCTACTTTACTAGCAGTAGCTGCAAATGTTCCCGCAACACCTGCGTGGAATCCTACAGTAGGAATTATTATCAGCATCAGCAGCTTAGTAGTGCTTTTGCTAAGTACTAAGATTGAAAAACCCTTAGTTGGCCCTAAGTTCCCTATCCTGCCGGTCAGTGTTCCAACATTCGTTGCAGCGATGGCTTTTGGTCATATTATCGGTATTGGCATCGTTTTAGGACTGACTAACATCGGTCGTCTATAA
- a CDS encoding site-2 protease family protein gives MQTNWKIGSLFGIPLFLDPLWFVILGLATLNFGVAYQEWGTAIAWSAGIVMALLLFSSVLLHELGHSLVARSQGIKVNSITLFLFGGIAAIEEESKTPFKAFQVAIAGPLVSIILFLFLRLGVTVIPDTSPLSVMVGDLARINLVVALFNLIPGLPLDGGQVLKAALWQITGNRFQAVHWAAKAGQILGYGAIALGFVVDFLTRELALGLWIAMLGWFAVRNASTYDNMTTLQESLLKVVAADAMTRDFRVIDADQTLRSFADLYLLETAPSQVYFAASDGRYRGLVSIDDFRVTQRSEWETQTLHSIVHPLTEIPTVTEATTIAEVINKLENEQLPRITVLSPAGAVAGVIDRGDIVRSLAQKLNLRLTDAEIKRIKEEGSYPPGLQLGVIAKSIAN, from the coding sequence ATGCAAACAAATTGGAAAATTGGGTCTTTATTTGGCATTCCCCTATTTTTAGACCCCTTATGGTTTGTGATTTTAGGGTTGGCAACCCTCAACTTTGGGGTAGCTTACCAGGAATGGGGGACTGCTATCGCTTGGAGTGCTGGAATAGTTATGGCACTGCTGCTATTTAGTTCGGTGTTGCTACATGAATTGGGTCACAGCTTGGTAGCGCGATCGCAAGGCATTAAAGTTAATTCAATTACTCTGTTTCTGTTTGGCGGGATTGCTGCTATTGAAGAAGAATCTAAAACTCCTTTCAAAGCCTTTCAAGTAGCGATCGCTGGGCCATTGGTAAGTATCATACTATTTTTATTCCTCCGTCTAGGAGTTACCGTAATCCCCGATACTAGTCCCCTCAGTGTCATGGTCGGAGATTTGGCGAGAATTAACTTAGTTGTGGCGCTATTTAACTTGATTCCTGGCTTACCTCTAGATGGAGGGCAAGTGTTAAAAGCAGCACTATGGCAAATAACGGGTAATCGTTTTCAAGCCGTACATTGGGCTGCAAAGGCTGGGCAAATTTTAGGTTATGGTGCGATCGCTCTGGGATTTGTTGTAGATTTCTTGACAAGAGAGTTAGCGCTTGGCTTGTGGATTGCAATGTTAGGTTGGTTTGCTGTCCGCAACGCCAGCACTTATGACAACATGACTACGTTGCAGGAAAGCTTGCTTAAAGTGGTGGCGGCTGATGCGATGACTCGTGACTTTCGGGTTATAGATGCTGACCAGACATTGCGTTCTTTTGCCGATTTATACTTGTTGGAAACCGCCCCTTCACAGGTTTATTTTGCTGCTTCTGATGGACGTTACCGGGGTCTAGTTTCCATTGACGATTTTCGTGTAACCCAAAGAAGTGAATGGGAAACCCAAACCTTACACAGCATTGTGCATCCTCTGACAGAAATACCCACTGTTACCGAAGCTACAACCATAGCTGAGGTAATTAACAAGCTGGAAAATGAGCAGTTACCTCGAATTACCGTCCTTTCTCCTGCTGGTGCTGTAGCTGGTGTAATCGATCGGGGAGATATTGTGCGATCGTTGGCACAAAAGTTAAATTTGCGGCTCACAGACGCTGAAATTAAGCGGATCAAAGAAGAAGGTAGCTATCCGCCTGGGTTGCAACTGGGAGTAATTGCAAAGTCAATTGCAAATTAA
- a CDS encoding WD40 repeat domain-containing protein: MAIAFSPDGKTLFTSGYEKIVKHWDFETGNCLQTLRPARPHEGMIITEAIGLAEAEVATLKVLGALEVN, translated from the coding sequence GTGGCGATCGCCTTTAGCCCTGATGGAAAAACTCTCTTCACCAGTGGCTATGAAAAGATAGTTAAACACTGGGATTTTGAAACAGGCAATTGTCTGCAAACTTTAAGACCAGCCCGCCCTCATGAAGGCATGATTATTACTGAAGCGATCGGGTTGGCTGAAGCAGAGGTAGCAACTTTAAAAGTTTTGGGGGCGTTAGAAGTAAATTGA
- the der gene encoding ribosome biogenesis GTPase Der, which translates to MALPIVAIIGRPNVGKSTLVNRLAGEQTAIVHDEPGVTRDRTYMPAFWNGREFLVVDTGGLVFNDDTEFLPLIRQQAMTALAEACGAIFVVDGQTGPTSADQEIAEWMRQQRVPVLLAVNKCESPDQGLMQAAEFWELGLGEPYPISAIHGSGTGELLDELVNHIPAVEDIPETNEIKVAIVGRPNVGKSSLLNSFVGEERAIVSPISGTTRDAIDTVIEREGQTYRLIDTAGIRKKKHIEYGTEFFSINRAFKAIRRADVVLLVIDAVDGVTEQDQKLAGRIIEEGRACIIVVNKWDAVEKDSYTIYDYEKTLQSRLHFTEWAETIFVSALSGQRVEKILELVKTAAESHKRRVSTSVINEVLTDAVSWHSPPASRGGRQGKIYYGTQVSSQPPTIALFVNDSKRFNDNYRRYIERQFRQQLGFKGTPIILLWRSKKVRDAEIGNVNRATRVKIS; encoded by the coding sequence ATGGCACTGCCAATTGTTGCAATTATCGGACGCCCAAATGTGGGCAAATCCACCCTGGTTAATCGACTCGCCGGGGAACAAACGGCGATTGTCCATGATGAACCGGGAGTGACACGCGATCGCACCTACATGCCAGCTTTCTGGAATGGTCGCGAATTTTTAGTTGTAGACACTGGTGGTTTAGTCTTTAATGATGATACCGAATTTTTACCCCTGATTCGCCAACAGGCAATGACAGCCTTAGCAGAAGCTTGTGGCGCTATTTTTGTAGTCGATGGTCAAACAGGCCCCACATCGGCAGACCAAGAAATCGCCGAATGGATGCGCCAACAACGCGTACCTGTACTATTAGCTGTAAATAAATGTGAATCTCCAGACCAAGGCTTAATGCAAGCTGCCGAGTTTTGGGAATTGGGATTGGGCGAACCTTACCCCATCTCCGCAATTCATGGTAGTGGCACAGGAGAGTTACTGGACGAGTTAGTTAATCACATCCCTGCTGTTGAAGACATCCCCGAAACTAATGAAATCAAAGTAGCGATTGTGGGCCGTCCGAATGTGGGCAAATCGAGCTTACTCAATTCTTTTGTCGGCGAAGAGAGGGCAATTGTCAGCCCAATTTCTGGTACAACCCGCGATGCGATTGATACCGTTATTGAACGAGAAGGGCAAACCTACCGCTTAATTGACACCGCCGGGATTCGCAAAAAGAAACATATAGAATACGGCACAGAATTCTTTAGTATTAACCGTGCTTTTAAAGCAATTCGTCGCGCTGACGTGGTTTTATTAGTAATAGATGCTGTAGATGGAGTCACTGAGCAAGACCAAAAATTAGCTGGGCGGATTATCGAAGAAGGTCGAGCTTGCATCATCGTCGTTAATAAGTGGGATGCTGTCGAAAAAGACTCTTACACAATCTACGACTACGAAAAAACTCTGCAATCACGGTTACATTTTACCGAATGGGCAGAAACAATTTTTGTCAGCGCCTTGTCAGGACAACGGGTAGAAAAGATTCTCGAATTGGTGAAAACGGCGGCTGAATCACACAAACGCCGTGTCAGCACATCAGTTATCAACGAAGTCTTAACAGATGCCGTGAGTTGGCATTCACCCCCAGCATCCCGTGGTGGTCGTCAGGGTAAAATTTATTATGGTACACAAGTAAGTAGCCAACCACCAACGATCGCACTATTTGTCAATGATTCCAAACGCTTCAACGACAACTACCGCCGCTACATTGAACGCCAATTCCGGCAACAGCTAGGATTTAAAGGCACACCAATTATTTTGCTATGGCGCAGCAAAAAAGTCCGTGATGCCGAAATTGGTAACGTTAATAGAGCAACTCGCGTCAAAATAAGTTAG
- a CDS encoding energy-coupling factor transporter transmembrane component T family protein, with the protein MDLLRSLPLGLYLEQPQTWLHKIDPRVKFAWLMSFLTSYVLANNIWRVLLVVVLIAATLIARIPRRVWQQQMGWLLMLSFFILAIGAISPDGMGVDYQPRLPANEQILTQPANSKNIVPEQASDRKKYSYVLFHKGPVKVTRRSLDLAVRLSTLIFTVIYSTNLYLLTTAPEEITSGIESLMQPLRRFKLPVTEIALTLTLSLRFIPLVLEEVQNLFRSVMTRAINWKKLGLKGGFKVWMTVAERLLENLLLRADQMANAMMVRGFTSPNEHRVQWHDLRFKGRDWLAIATLIVFWGIRIAIGTQV; encoded by the coding sequence ATGGATTTATTGCGATCGCTGCCACTTGGACTTTATTTAGAACAACCCCAAACTTGGCTGCATAAAATCGATCCGCGAGTCAAGTTCGCCTGGTTGATGAGCTTTTTAACAAGCTATGTTTTGGCTAATAATATTTGGCGGGTGCTGCTGGTGGTAGTGTTAATTGCTGCCACCTTGATTGCTAGGATTCCTCGCCGAGTATGGCAGCAGCAAATGGGTTGGCTGTTAATGCTATCGTTTTTTATTTTAGCGATCGGAGCCATTAGTCCTGATGGAATGGGTGTAGATTATCAGCCACGCTTACCAGCTAATGAACAAATATTAACCCAACCAGCAAACTCCAAAAATATTGTTCCAGAGCAAGCAAGCGATCGCAAAAAATATAGTTATGTGCTATTTCACAAAGGCCCAGTCAAAGTAACTCGTCGCTCCTTGGATTTGGCTGTACGCCTGAGTACACTTATATTTACCGTGATTTACAGCACCAACCTGTATCTGCTGACAACCGCACCAGAAGAAATCACCTCTGGCATAGAAAGCTTAATGCAACCTTTACGACGCTTTAAGTTGCCTGTCACAGAAATTGCTTTAACTTTAACCTTGTCCTTACGTTTTATTCCCCTAGTTTTAGAAGAAGTGCAAAACTTATTTCGCTCAGTTATGACAAGGGCAATTAATTGGAAAAAGCTGGGATTGAAAGGAGGATTCAAGGTTTGGATGACAGTAGCAGAGAGACTTTTGGAAAATCTCCTCTTACGAGCCGACCAAATGGCCAATGCAATGATGGTGCGGGGTTTTACCAGTCCCAACGAGCATCGAGTGCAGTGGCATGATTTACGATTCAAAGGGCGTGACTGGCTTGCTATTGCGACTTTAATTGTATTCTGGGGAATACGCATAGCAATCGGAACTCAGGTCTAA
- a CDS encoding anthranilate synthase component I has product MIEAWYWRSLPLEKRTGSEVFAALFRPTNPSGIATLLESPYPTPIEHPQLSRYSICAGAPRLVDGIPQMWTPEVGEVFPFLENLFQQGVGRDEQDEGDEVVFSSPSPPASSSPPASSSPPAPSSPPAPPSPPAPPPPHLPFTGGWLGWLGYDVAWEIEQLPHDKIDPLPFPIAFWYEPDCFAVLDHAQQILWLAASDASRLDELQDKLAKKDAAKEFPISPCPDIPVSSSPPLFLTSQADYETAVNQAKKYIQAGDIFQANLSLRFQASTSAAGWEIYQALQKINPSPFASYWQTPWGEVISCSPERLVMLQNRQAETRPIAGTRSRGVTLEQDMQLAEDLLSNTKERAEHIMLVDLERNDLGRVCEWGTVTVDELLTIERYSHVMHLVSNIKGTLKGECLRHGEAERTAIDLIRATFPGGTITGCPKVRCMEIIEELEPVRRSLFYGSCGYLDWRGHLDLNILIRTLLLAPASGEAGEEPLLGYSALNTVWGQVGAGIVADSDPEKEWYESLHKAQAQLAALKMLNNQ; this is encoded by the coding sequence ATGATCGAGGCTTGGTATTGGCGATCGCTACCTTTAGAAAAGCGTACAGGTTCAGAAGTTTTTGCTGCTCTTTTTCGCCCCACCAACCCATCGGGAATTGCAACCCTACTAGAAAGTCCCTACCCAACGCCAATCGAGCATCCCCAACTCAGCCGATATTCTATCTGTGCAGGCGCTCCTCGTCTAGTCGATGGCATCCCCCAAATGTGGACACCAGAAGTAGGAGAAGTTTTTCCCTTTCTAGAAAATTTGTTCCAGCAAGGAGTAGGAAGAGATGAGCAGGATGAGGGGGATGAAGTAGTATTTTCTTCCCCATCTCCCCCTGCTTCCTCATCTCCCCCTGCTTCCTCATCTCCCCCTGCTCCCTCATCTCCCCCTGCTCCCCCATCTCCCCCTGCTCCCCCACCTCCCCATCTCCCCTTCACCGGCGGTTGGTTAGGTTGGTTAGGCTACGATGTGGCATGGGAAATTGAACAGCTACCCCATGATAAAATTGATCCCCTACCATTTCCTATAGCTTTTTGGTATGAACCAGATTGTTTTGCCGTTCTAGATCACGCTCAACAAATTCTTTGGCTAGCCGCCAGTGATGCAAGTAGACTTGATGAGTTACAGGATAAATTAGCAAAGAAAGACGCGGCGAAAGAATTCCCCATTTCTCCTTGTCCTGATATCCCCGTGTCTTCTTCGCCTCCTCTGTTTTTGACATCGCAAGCAGATTATGAAACAGCCGTAAACCAGGCAAAAAAATATATTCAAGCTGGAGATATCTTTCAGGCAAATCTTTCATTGCGATTTCAAGCGTCTACATCGGCTGCTGGTTGGGAAATTTATCAGGCTTTGCAAAAAATCAATCCTTCTCCTTTTGCCAGCTATTGGCAAACGCCTTGGGGAGAAGTCATCAGCTGTTCGCCGGAACGGTTAGTAATGTTGCAAAATCGGCAAGCCGAAACTAGACCGATCGCTGGGACGCGATCGCGTGGTGTCACACTAGAACAAGATATGCAACTGGCAGAAGATTTACTCAGCAACACCAAAGAACGTGCAGAACACATCATGCTGGTAGATTTGGAACGCAATGATTTAGGGCGAGTTTGTGAATGGGGAACGGTTACTGTTGACGAATTGCTGACAATTGAGCGATATAGCCATGTAATGCATCTTGTCAGCAACATCAAAGGTACTTTAAAAGGCGAATGCCTACGGCACGGCGAAGCCGAACGCACAGCCATTGATTTGATTCGCGCCACGTTCCCAGGTGGCACAATCACAGGCTGTCCCAAAGTCCGTTGTATGGAAATTATTGAAGAACTAGAACCCGTTCGCCGCAGCTTGTTCTACGGTTCCTGTGGTTATTTAGATTGGCGTGGTCATTTAGATTTAAATATCTTAATCCGCACCCTGCTACTAGCCCCCGCATCTGGTGAAGCAGGGGAAGAACCCCTTCTTGGGTACTCAGCACTCAACACCGTCTGGGGACAAGTTGGTGCGGGAATTGTCGCAGACAGCGACCCTGAGAAAGAATGGTATGAATCTCTGCACAAAGCCCAAGCACAATTGGCAGCCCTGAAAATGCTGAATAATCAATAG
- the pipX gene encoding transcriptional coactivator PipX: MNPEYAETYINHPTWGLLYKICMVDENQDLFTTLYAQRLFFLVANDVKGVKFQPIGRTEARMMLENRLRTLRRSGHSQEYDQLQSVFQRTFQ, from the coding sequence ATGAATCCAGAATACGCAGAAACTTACATAAACCATCCAACTTGGGGTTTACTCTACAAAATCTGTATGGTTGATGAGAACCAGGATTTGTTCACCACGCTTTATGCCCAGCGCCTGTTTTTTTTGGTCGCAAATGACGTTAAAGGTGTTAAATTCCAGCCCATAGGACGAACCGAGGCGAGAATGATGTTGGAAAATCGCTTACGTACCCTGCGGCGCAGTGGACATTCTCAGGAGTACGATCAGCTTCAGAGTGTTTTCCAACGCACCTTCCAATGA
- a CDS encoding YggS family pyridoxal phosphate-dependent enzyme translates to MSSSISERIISIRSSLPTSVKLIAVSKQVPVEAIRSAYAAGIRDFAESRIQETASKQAELQDLPDITWHFIGHLQSNKAKKAIEQFPWIHSVDNLKLAQRLDQLAQQLGVSPQVCLQVKILPDPNKSGWSVPELLADLPTLDQYKSLQIQGLMTIPPSGLKEPEILNVFNLNRELAKEIQEQNWSHIKMQHLSMGMSGDYELAVEAGATMVRLGTILFGDRS, encoded by the coding sequence ATGAGCAGTTCGATTTCTGAACGTATTATTTCCATTCGCTCCTCCCTACCAACTTCAGTCAAATTGATTGCTGTTAGCAAACAAGTTCCTGTCGAGGCCATTCGCTCTGCTTATGCCGCAGGAATTCGTGATTTTGCGGAGAGTCGCATCCAAGAAACTGCCAGCAAACAAGCCGAGTTGCAAGACTTACCGGATATTACCTGGCACTTTATTGGACATTTACAAAGCAATAAAGCCAAAAAAGCCATCGAACAATTCCCTTGGATTCACTCTGTGGATAACTTGAAACTGGCACAGCGCTTAGATCAATTAGCCCAACAGCTAGGAGTGAGTCCCCAGGTTTGCCTGCAAGTGAAAATTCTCCCAGATCCCAACAAGTCTGGTTGGAGTGTGCCAGAACTTTTGGCTGATTTACCTACACTCGATCAATACAAAAGTTTACAAATTCAAGGTTTGATGACAATTCCACCTTCAGGATTAAAAGAGCCGGAAATTTTGAATGTGTTTAATCTCAATCGTGAGCTAGCAAAGGAAATCCAGGAGCAAAACTGGTCGCACATTAAAATGCAGCACCTATCTATGGGTATGTCAGGCGACTACGAACTAGCAGTAGAAGCAGGCGCAACGATGGTGCGATTAGGAACAATATTGTTTGGCGATCGCTCTTAG
- a CDS encoding cell division protein SepF: MNNIFSKLRDFVGLNEQVEYEYYEEEPETDNNNNYQNLYQQENPQPPAPQESATAQNRRWREPVPTMGDDIAAGSKPMGNVIGMPGAINGISEVLVLEPRTFEEMPQAIQALRERKSVVLNLTIMDPDQAQRAVDFVAGGTYALDGHQERIGESIFLFTPSCVQVSTQGGVLHEVPQPPARPSRPTGSPNNQTWGNETNRMAQ, from the coding sequence ATGAACAACATCTTTTCCAAACTCAGAGACTTTGTAGGTCTAAATGAGCAAGTGGAATACGAATATTACGAAGAAGAACCAGAAACAGACAATAATAATAATTACCAAAATCTGTATCAGCAAGAAAATCCCCAACCCCCAGCCCCACAAGAGAGCGCAACCGCTCAAAATCGACGCTGGCGGGAACCAGTGCCTACAATGGGAGATGATATCGCAGCAGGTTCAAAGCCAATGGGGAATGTGATTGGTATGCCAGGAGCAATTAACGGAATTTCGGAAGTTTTAGTTCTCGAACCACGCACCTTTGAAGAAATGCCTCAGGCAATTCAAGCGTTGCGAGAACGGAAGTCAGTGGTATTAAATCTGACAATAATGGACCCAGATCAAGCTCAACGAGCAGTAGATTTTGTTGCAGGTGGTACTTACGCACTAGATGGACATCAAGAGCGCATCGGTGAGAGCATCTTCTTGTTTACGCCAAGCTGTGTCCAAGTTAGCACCCAAGGTGGCGTTCTTCATGAAGTACCACAACCGCCAGCACGTCCCTCTCGTCCTACAGGTTCTCCAAATAATCAAACCTGGGGTAACGAAACTAACCGGATGGCACAATAA
- the proC gene encoding pyrroline-5-carboxylate reductase, with the protein MTIKFGLIGGGVMGEALLSRLIARGIYQSSEVIVSEPLPSRLDFLKQQYSVAVTTDNSEVFTQAKEVVFLAVKPQVFSAIAQELADIDILKYRENSPLIISILAGVPLSQLEAAFVQLPVIRAMPNTPATVGAGITAICSGAYTNAKHHQIAQQVFSAVGEVVEVSEGLMDAVTGLSGSGPAYVALLVESLADGGVSAGLPRAIANQLALQTVLGTAKLLHETKMHPAELKDRVTSPGGTTIAGIAKLEQAGFRSALIEAVKAATERSQELGK; encoded by the coding sequence ATGACTATAAAATTTGGGTTAATTGGTGGTGGGGTAATGGGAGAAGCGCTCTTATCCCGCCTTATCGCGCGTGGAATTTATCAATCATCAGAAGTCATAGTTAGCGAACCGCTACCTTCACGCCTAGATTTTTTGAAACAGCAATATAGTGTTGCTGTGACGACAGATAATAGTGAGGTTTTCACCCAAGCAAAAGAAGTAGTCTTTTTGGCAGTGAAACCGCAGGTGTTCAGTGCGATCGCTCAAGAATTAGCAGATATTGATATTCTTAAATATAGAGAAAACTCACCCCTGATTATTTCCATCTTAGCGGGTGTGCCTTTAAGTCAGCTAGAAGCTGCATTTGTGCAATTGCCAGTTATCAGAGCAATGCCCAACACCCCCGCAACTGTGGGAGCAGGAATTACTGCCATTTGTTCGGGTGCATATACCAATGCCAAGCATCACCAAATAGCACAGCAAGTTTTTTCTGCTGTGGGCGAAGTAGTGGAAGTCTCAGAAGGGCTGATGGATGCAGTCACAGGACTATCTGGTAGCGGGCCCGCTTACGTGGCACTGCTAGTAGAATCACTTGCTGATGGCGGAGTATCCGCAGGTTTACCTAGAGCAATTGCCAATCAACTAGCCTTGCAAACCGTATTGGGAACTGCGAAACTGTTGCATGAAACCAAAATGCACCCAGCAGAACTCAAAGATCGCGTTACCAGTCCCGGTGGTACAACCATTGCCGGAATTGCCAAACTAGAACAGGCAGGATTTCGTTCAGCTTTAATTGAAGCAGTCAAAGCTGCCACAGAGCGATCGCAAGAACTGGGAAAATAA
- a CDS encoding DEAD/DEAH box helicase, whose product MNYPAPSPELDLGAIFPFDLDQFQKDAIASLNAGRSVVVCAPTGSGKTLVGEYAIYRALSRGKRVFYTTPLKALSNQKLRDFREKFGFDRVGLLTGDASIHRDAPILVMTTEIFRNMLYGTPIGQVGISLVDVEAVILDECHYMNDRQRGTVWEESIIYCPREVQLAALSATVANSDQLTDWLNRVHGPTDLIYSDFRPVPLEFHFCNPKGLFPLLNDSKTKINPRLLQKKKGRGGERDRGRSGRPEAPGIIYTLSQLEQRDMLPAIYFIFSRRGCDKAVAEVGDLWLVNNEESQILRQQIDDFLARNPEAGRSGQIAPLYRGIAAHHAGILPAWKALVEELFQQGLIKVVFATETLAAGINMPARTTVISTLSKRTDTGHRLLNASEFLQMAGRAGRRGMDKQGHVVTVQTPFEGAKEAAYLGTSKPDPLVSQFTPSYGMVLNLLQTHTLDQTRELIERSFGQYMATLHLRPEYDEIAELEKQLAQLHEQIAAVDENELAIYEKLRQRLKVERQILKTLQEQAQEDRKEELGMMLDFAVSGTLLSLKGKNITVSSPVTAVLVAKSPGSGQAPYLVCLGHDNRWYVATTGDVVDLYAELPRIEVSPDLLPPPEMPLKPGQSRRGNEESFAIAVRIPNPIESLHLAPEVAEQLSRTTAVQEQLEAHPLHQSGNAATLFKRRAKYIELEAELEQLQGQVEQHSQRHWEEFLNLILILQHFGALDNLVPTVLGRIAAAIRGENELWLGLVFASGELGNLDPHHLAAAAAALVMETPRPDSKVHKFKLSNEVTEALKKLQGIRRQMFQLQRRYNVGLPIWLEQGTEKKEQEPENKLIAIVEQWALGMEWTELCENTTLDEGDVVRILRRTLDLLSQIPHVPHLPDSFQRNAHRAMQLIDRFPVNEVVE is encoded by the coding sequence GTGAATTATCCTGCACCGTCTCCAGAACTTGACTTAGGGGCTATATTTCCCTTTGATCTGGATCAGTTTCAAAAAGATGCGATCGCGTCCCTAAACGCCGGACGCTCCGTAGTCGTGTGTGCGCCCACAGGTTCGGGCAAAACATTAGTTGGGGAATACGCCATTTATCGCGCCCTGTCGCGGGGGAAACGTGTATTTTACACCACTCCCCTAAAGGCGCTGTCGAATCAAAAATTACGTGACTTTCGAGAAAAATTTGGGTTTGATCGAGTCGGACTGTTAACTGGAGATGCCTCCATTCACAGGGATGCACCGATTTTGGTGATGACTACAGAAATTTTCCGAAATATGCTCTATGGCACACCCATCGGGCAAGTAGGCATCTCATTAGTAGACGTGGAAGCGGTAATACTTGATGAATGCCACTACATGAACGATCGCCAGCGCGGTACAGTTTGGGAAGAATCCATCATCTATTGTCCCCGTGAAGTACAACTAGCAGCCCTCTCAGCAACGGTTGCCAACAGCGATCAACTCACCGATTGGTTAAATCGCGTTCACGGCCCAACTGACCTGATTTACTCCGATTTTCGCCCAGTTCCCTTAGAATTTCACTTTTGCAATCCCAAAGGGTTATTTCCCTTGCTGAATGATAGCAAAACCAAAATTAACCCCCGCCTTCTCCAGAAGAAGAAGGGTAGAGGGGGAGAAAGGGATAGGGGGAGAAGTGGTAGACCGGAAGCTCCTGGTATAATTTATACCTTGAGCCAGTTAGAGCAACGGGATATGCTACCAGCTATTTACTTTATCTTCAGCCGCAGGGGATGTGATAAAGCGGTGGCGGAAGTGGGTGATTTATGGTTGGTAAATAATGAAGAATCCCAGATTTTGCGGCAACAGATTGATGACTTTTTAGCCCGCAATCCCGAAGCCGGACGTTCTGGACAAATTGCACCCCTGTACCGAGGAATTGCTGCCCACCACGCCGGGATTCTGCCTGCATGGAAAGCATTGGTAGAAGAACTATTTCAGCAAGGGCTGATTAAAGTAGTATTCGCCACTGAGACGCTGGCCGCGGGAATTAATATGCCCGCCCGAACAACGGTAATTTCTACCCTTTCCAAGCGGACTGACACCGGACACCGCCTGTTAAATGCTTCCGAATTCTTGCAAATGGCAGGACGAGCAGGCCGCCGGGGAATGGATAAACAAGGTCATGTGGTGACAGTCCAAACTCCCTTTGAAGGAGCCAAAGAAGCGGCATATTTGGGAACATCCAAGCCAGACCCCCTCGTAAGCCAGTTTACGCCCAGTTATGGCATGGTACTCAACTTGCTGCAAACGCACACCCTAGACCAAACCAGGGAACTGATAGAACGCAGTTTTGGGCAGTACATGGCCACCTTGCATCTCAGGCCAGAATACGATGAGATTGCCGAACTGGAAAAACAATTAGCTCAACTACACGAGCAAATTGCCGCAGTTGATGAAAATGAACTGGCTATTTATGAAAAATTGCGGCAACGCCTGAAAGTCGAACGCCAGATATTGAAAACCCTGCAAGAGCAAGCACAGGAAGATAGAAAAGAAGAATTGGGGATGATGTTAGACTTCGCAGTGTCAGGAACTCTGTTGAGTCTCAAAGGCAAAAACATCACGGTGTCTTCACCAGTAACCGCAGTGTTAGTGGCAAAATCGCCTGGTTCTGGTCAAGCTCCCTACTTGGTATGCTTGGGGCATGATAATCGCTGGTATGTCGCAACTACAGGAGATGTAGTAGATTTATATGCCGAACTGCCGCGCATTGAAGTGTCACCGGATTTACTACCACCGCCAGAGATGCCTTTGAAACCCGGACAGTCACGCCGTGGTAACGAAGAAAGCTTTGCGATCGCAGTGCGTATTCCCAATCCGATAGAATCGTTGCATCTGGCACCAGAAGTAGCAGAACAACTCAGTCGCACTACTGCCGTCCAAGAGCAATTAGAAGCTCATCCCCTACATCAATCAGGCAATGCTGCCACCCTTTTCAAGCGTCGCGCCAAATATATCGAACTAGAAGCCGAACTCGAACAGCTGCAAGGGCAAGTAGAGCAACATTCACAACGTCATTGGGAAGAATTTCTCAATTTAATCTTAATTCTGCAACACTTTGGCGCTTTAGATAACTTAGTACCCACAGTATTAGGGCGAATTGCTGCCGCCATTCGGGGTGAGAATGAATTGTGGTTGGGTTTAGTATTCGCTAGTGGTGAATTGGGCAACTTAGATCCGCATCATTTAGCAGCAGCAGCAGCGGCTTTGGTGATGGAAACGCCTCGTCCAGATAGCAAAGTACATAAATTTAAGCTTAGTAATGAAGTGACAGAAGCCTTGAAAAAATTGCAGGGAATTCGCCGCCAAATGTTCCAACTACAACGGCGTTATAACGTAGGTTTGCCTATATGGTTGGAACAGGGAACAGAGAAAAAGGAACAGGAACCAGAGAACAAGTTAATTGCCATAGTCGAACAATGGGCGCTAGGAATGGAGTGGACAGAACTCTGCGAAAACACCACCTTGGATGAAGGCGATGTGGTGAGAATTCTCCGGCGGACGTTGGATTTATTATCACAAATACCCCACGTCCCACATTTACCAGACTCTTTCCAGCGTAATGCTCATCGAGCGATGCAGTTGATTGATAGATTCCCTGTAAATGAGGTGGTTGAATAA